The sequence tggttatatctctggagatttaggatcaaagatattttcaaaagtgcatgatggccttttgcttcccaagtcgaatgactctaaaccacggagtgtgtttgcagttacactggaacactcacttattgatttaaacaatcgggcggatgtggtatacccgtctaagtgactatttgattgggaagggataaaaaagtaaggtttcgtgccatgcgtattaaataagttcctgattcagtattatagctatctatgtcgatggtatggacatgataagtactcttaatggaataagaaaTCTTACAAGTTATTTAAAATCtgatttgagatgaaaatccctggaaatctcgatcttatctatgtcCTAAACTAGAtgaccgagcttgtggtatattattccaccagtttgcatatgtccatttCCAGGAAAATTAACAAGGACGTGCATGCTGCTAGCACTCCCacgattagtcgagtttcaaatgtacataaatgaccaattcgtctaaaggaagatgacgaagttgggtcgagagatgaactttccttatccaagtataatagacgcattattgtacttagcatgctatactcgaccaaatgttacatcctcaatgaacttgttagctagctagatatagctcagcgctaacgcagcgtcattggaatggtatagtgaatgtaatcatgtgcttaaaagtaaccattgacataaatttgtatttatccatgcaaagacataaaacggaatgctaacgaaagtgcaatccaaaggttgttgattataaatGAACAATGATCTCTTCTCCAacaaaagtaatcagggggagatatggtagactattttctaagtcattaccgatattcagttttaaaaagtacatgactaaaggaaatgtcaggaacaactctgaaagtaatcagggggagatgccgacatcagggggaggatccaaggatatgatgtcgacataatttactttgaaattgaagttgtgttgtacttttttcccttcaatcgagaatagtttttcccaaagggtttttgttactcgacaaggtttttagcgagacaatactaaaagcatcaagtatgttgaacgttgaagacataaagatcgcgtcgatattattgaaaatatctgaatcaaagaaatgaaatctgttaagcaacgtaacttccagaatcaacaacatgggtcttataaacattcaagtcaccaaagtaaagtgtgataaactccttttgattgTATTAGATTAATGAAAATTGTCTAACATCAGGGGGAGcactaatggtgtgttgaactattttccttcaccgaggttgctttttcccacaaggttttgttactcggaaagttttttaatgagacaacaacaaacactgggaagtaatttcccaactaaggctattgtttttcccacgaggattttcctCCTTAGGATTTGTGAAGCAATTAGTCAACTTCAACCGAACAAAGTGATTACCTGCAACTGATCAcatttacttgcatctgtcacgttgtactcttttcccttcgtcaaggtttttccCCAATGGGTtttctttgtcaaggttttaatgaggcaacatattcgagtccatctatgttctaagtttacttaatattgtactctttttctttagctcaggttttgtccctctgggatTTTCCTGGCGAAGTTTTAAGGAGGcgattaacttagactcgtcgatctttgaaaatcgtattacatgtgatgaactacatgtaaagtacgtgacaacatgtgaagtactacatttgaagagttttaccaaggttttatcccactggggttTCCCTTGTCAaatttttaatgaggcaattgatttcggcacaagtcatcaagcagaggacgacatttgaagaactatattcaAAGCACTAAACGTGAAGCCCCGCATATGAAGTTCTACtagaccgcacaagggggagtgttgtagggcttgtagcccatggatgtgcggcctAATATATTATCCAGGGTCTCTTTCCTACTTGTATATAAATGTATATATGGATGTAACACATTTGATTTCTAATCTAATAGAAACTTTCTCtgcctctttatcttctctatatTTCCACCGCAAAAGATAATATTATTTTGTTTATCTTCAAAAATATGGTTAGTCATTCAAAAGGCGGTCAGTGCCCAACTAGTGACCAAACTCCCGATAAACTTCTTGTAAATATGTATCTacaactataaatcttgattttcatctaaagaatcttcattaaaaaaaatcttcaaaaataatttatttatctttaaaagattaaaacataaacaaaaataattttatttagcttcggaaagataaataaataaaaataatcatatgtatcttcaaaaagaaaaacaacttatGATCGTCTTTAAGGAAAAAACAATATGTACATAAAAATTTACACAAATTTTTAAAGCATCTAGCGGTAGCCAAATTGTGTACAAGACTTTAAACATGGAATTAATGCAAATCAGAGGATTTTTTGTTACCAGATGCACCTCTCACATAGTTGCAAAAGTTTTAAATCCATGGTTGGTGGCGCTCCAATTACCTGAGCCGGTTAAGCGTTTCTAGAAGTTACCCGCAGGGAATAACACGTCTTCCTTGTCCGCGTCAACATTTTGCCTCGTCATTATTTACAGTCGTCGCCACCCAAAGTCTCGACGACAGCATATATATATAGTATAACGCCATTTCGTTTCTTCTCGTAACTCCATTTCCATCTCTCTCTACAGCACTCTCTTTCTCTACAGTGTGAAACTTAACCATTAAGGGAAAAAAATGTTGTGTTCTAAAAATATCGTTCTCTTTAACCTAATCTTCTTTACCGTTGCCCTAGGAGGGGTTACCAGTCAAAAAAGTTGTGCTAGTGTCCAGTGCAGCGTTCCCGGAAATGAACCAGAAATCACCTACCCGTTCGGAAATAAAGATCTTCAAGGTGTAGGATGTGGTTTCCCGGGTTTTGATATCACTTGCGATATTCATGACCATACAGTATTGAAACTACCACAATCTGGAGAATTCCTTGTTAGGAAAATTGATTATGCTAAGAAAGAGATTCGACTTTATGACGAGAAGAATTGCCTTGCTCAGCGTCTTCAACGGAAAAGTATAAGTACGGATCTATCACCTTTCAAGGCTTATGCTTATAAGAAGTATCACTTCTTCAGTTGTCCCACATCAGTAACCAGAAGTAATCCAGATGTTGGTACCATTGCGATAATTCCTTGTTTAAGTAACGCAACCAACTCTGTACTGGTGACGGTTTCTTTGGGCAGCGATGTTGATAGCTATACTGCAAAAGTACTGATTGCCGGAGGTTGTGAGATATGTGCTTCTGTTACGATTCCTATTCCGTTCACAGCTATAACTAAGATCTCCTCTTATGATTTTAGAATCGATGATCTTTACCTTACATGGGTCGAACCTGAAAAATCCGAGGACAGTACAAAAGGTAATTAAACTGCTTCTTAATCAATTTTCTTCATGTTCTACTTCTAGTACATCTGAGTATTT comes from Papaver somniferum cultivar HN1 chromosome 7, ASM357369v1, whole genome shotgun sequence and encodes:
- the LOC113296601 gene encoding putative RING-H2 finger protein ATL21A, with the protein product MLCSKNIVLFNLIFFTVALGGVTSQKSCASVQCSVPGNEPEITYPFGNKDLQGVGCGFPGFDITCDIHDHTVLKLPQSGEFLVRKIDYAKKEIRLYDEKNCLAQRLQRKSISTDLSPFKAYAYKKYHFFSCPTSVTRSNPDVGTIAIIPCLSNATNSVLVTVSLGSDVDSYTAKVLIAGGCEICASVTIPIPFTAITKISSYDFRIDDLYLTWVEPEKSEDSTKGTDDIKGGEGKKSKGKLVRMIVGIIVGLAGLVGLTALTIKIVNNCNSNNINGNNNTITNINNTIIADRKKKNTRLET